Proteins encoded in a region of the Acidaminococcales bacterium genome:
- the leuB gene encoding 3-isopropylmalate dehydrogenase, which translates to MIVFPFRRASGEMKVNEAETMKKIILIPGDGIGPEIVAAARRVLDKAAAKQKINFEFVEKCAGGAALDKFGLPLPADTVTACAEADAALLGAVGGPKWDDVPPELRAEKAILGLRKEMGLYINLRPVRVQPALADNSPLKAENVVGADLLIVRELTGGIYFGKRREAFIDGETIERAWDMEEYSAPEIERVVRYALRAALSRKKKVTSVDKSNVLASSRLWRKIAARAALDFPGARLENMYVDNCAMQLILNPKAFDVIVTSNLFGDILSDEAAVITGSIGMLPSASVGEGPGLFEPIHGSAPDIAGLGIANPLGAILSAAMLLRFSLREEAAAAAIEGAVDKVLAMGYRTADLYGAGFTKVTTEQMSALVEKEL; encoded by the coding sequence ATGATAGTGTTCCCGTTCCGGCGCGCGTCCGGCGAGATGAAAGTAAATGAGGCGGAAACGATGAAGAAAATCATACTCATACCCGGCGATGGCATAGGGCCGGAAATAGTGGCCGCCGCCCGGCGCGTGCTGGACAAAGCGGCGGCAAAACAAAAAATAAATTTTGAATTTGTGGAAAAATGCGCGGGCGGCGCGGCGCTTGACAAATTCGGGCTGCCTTTGCCCGCCGACACGGTAACGGCCTGCGCGGAGGCTGACGCGGCGCTGCTCGGCGCGGTCGGCGGGCCAAAGTGGGACGATGTGCCGCCGGAACTTAGAGCGGAAAAAGCCATACTCGGTTTGCGCAAAGAAATGGGCCTTTACATAAACCTGCGCCCTGTCCGCGTCCAGCCCGCGCTGGCCGACAACTCGCCCCTTAAAGCGGAAAATGTCGTTGGTGCTGACCTTCTGATCGTGCGCGAACTTACCGGCGGCATATACTTCGGCAAGCGCCGCGAGGCTTTTATCGATGGAGAAACAATAGAGCGCGCCTGGGATATGGAGGAGTACAGCGCGCCGGAAATTGAGCGGGTGGTGCGTTATGCCCTGCGGGCGGCGCTGTCGCGCAAAAAAAAGGTAACGTCGGTCGACAAATCCAACGTGCTCGCGTCATCGCGCCTCTGGCGGAAAATCGCGGCGCGGGCGGCGCTGGATTTCCCCGGGGCGCGCCTGGAGAATATGTACGTTGACAATTGCGCCATGCAATTGATCTTAAATCCCAAAGCCTTTGACGTCATAGTAACAAGCAATCTTTTCGGCGATATTTTAAGCGACGAGGCCGCCGTCATTACCGGTTCGATCGGCATGCTGCCGTCCGCCAGCGTGGGCGAAGGGCCCGGCTTGTTTGAGCCTATTCACGGGTCGGCGCCGGACATTGCCGGATTGGGCATCGCCAACCCATTGGGCGCCATTCTTTCAGCCGCCATGCTTTTGCGTTTTTCCCTGCGCGAGGAAGCCGCCGCCGCCGCGATAGAAGGCGCGGTGGACAAAGTTCTGGCAATGGGCTACCGGACGGCTGACCTTTACGGCGCAGGTTTTACCAAAGTAACGACGGAACAGATGAGCGCCCTGGTGGAAAAAGAGCTTTAA
- the leuC gene encoding 3-isopropylmalate dehydratase large subunit has product MTVTQKILARRAEVDKVEAGDIITAAVDLALTNDIMGAQTFAEFEKIGRPAVFDKNKVVLVPDHFCPANDMKSAELAKKLREFARKYQIAHYFEIGRMGIEHALLPDSGLIAPGDLIVGADSHTCTYGALNAFATGVGLTDLGAALATGRAWLKVPAAIGVELCGSLPRYVRGKDVVLALIGRIGVDGARYKSLEYSGSGVARLTMADRFTIANMAIEAGAKNGIFPCDSVTEAYLEGRAQRACRPETADADAFYEKRVAINLSLLEPVVACPHLPENVKPAKELSGVAIDQAVIGSCTNGRLDDLAQAAEILKGRKINKKVRAIVIPATQEIYSQAMALGYLRTFVDAGAAVSTPTCGPCFGGHMGILAAGERAVSTTNRNFKGRMGAADSEIYLAGPYVAAASAVTGRITDPAEIAGA; this is encoded by the coding sequence ATGACCGTAACGCAAAAAATACTCGCCAGGCGCGCCGAAGTGGATAAAGTGGAGGCGGGCGACATTATAACCGCCGCCGTTGACTTGGCGCTGACCAACGACATAATGGGCGCGCAGACTTTCGCTGAATTTGAGAAAATTGGTCGACCGGCGGTTTTTGACAAAAATAAAGTTGTGCTGGTGCCGGATCATTTTTGTCCGGCCAACGATATGAAATCGGCGGAATTGGCGAAGAAACTGCGTGAATTTGCCCGAAAATATCAAATAGCCCATTACTTTGAAATAGGCCGCATGGGTATAGAACACGCCCTCCTGCCGGACAGCGGGCTAATCGCGCCCGGGGATCTGATCGTCGGCGCCGACTCGCATACCTGCACTTACGGGGCGCTTAACGCTTTCGCCACCGGCGTTGGCCTGACCGACCTCGGGGCGGCGCTCGCGACCGGCCGGGCCTGGCTTAAAGTCCCCGCCGCCATTGGCGTTGAACTTTGCGGCAGCCTGCCGCGCTACGTGCGGGGCAAGGATGTAGTCCTTGCGCTTATCGGGCGGATCGGCGTAGACGGCGCCCGTTATAAATCATTGGAATACTCGGGATCGGGCGTTGCGCGGCTGACGATGGCGGATCGTTTTACCATAGCGAACATGGCGATCGAAGCCGGCGCCAAAAATGGCATATTTCCCTGCGACAGCGTTACCGAAGCCTATCTTGAAGGGCGCGCGCAGCGGGCATGCCGGCCGGAAACGGCGGATGCGGACGCGTTTTACGAGAAAAGGGTTGCAATAAACCTTTCCCTGCTGGAACCGGTGGTCGCCTGCCCACACCTGCCGGAAAACGTCAAGCCCGCCAAAGAACTTTCCGGCGTCGCCATAGATCAGGCGGTCATAGGTTCCTGCACGAACGGGCGGCTGGACGATCTCGCCCAGGCGGCGGAAATCCTGAAGGGGCGCAAAATAAATAAAAAAGTCCGCGCCATCGTCATTCCCGCCACGCAAGAGATCTACAGCCAAGCGATGGCTCTCGGCTACCTGCGGACATTTGTCGACGCCGGGGCGGCGGTCAGCACTCCTACCTGCGGGCCTTGCTTTGGCGGGCACATGGGCATACTGGCGGCGGGCGAGCGGGCAGTGTCCACCACCAATCGCAATTTCAAAGGGCGCATGGGGGCGGCGGACAGCGAAATATACTTAGCGGGACCTTACGTGGCGGCGGCCAGCGCCGTAACTGGCCGGATAACCGATCCGGCTGAAATCGCCGGCGCTTGA